From Endozoicomonas sp. 8E, the proteins below share one genomic window:
- a CDS encoding TatD family hydrolase: MTNFMNIMPPIPELFDSHCHLDFPEFDHDRDETLEQCWLAGVRSICIPATEARYWSRVLKQVNYSPDSVRRFVSLGLHPYFLKSHRPQHLDELKVFLKRHSETVCAVGEIGLDFSLTDSDRQQQHYYFIRQLELADQFKLPVILHCRKAHDEILKEIRQIKPERGGIVHAFSGSEQQAQQYIELGFKLGFGGTITYQRARKTRQLAASLPLSSIVLETDAPDMPMSGYQGQRNTPTLLPVVLEHLAQLRSSSTKEIAQATTENALSILAK, translated from the coding sequence ATGACCAACTTTATGAACATTATGCCCCCTATACCAGAATTGTTTGACAGCCACTGTCACCTGGACTTTCCCGAGTTCGACCATGACCGTGATGAAACCCTTGAACAATGTTGGCTCGCAGGTGTCCGCTCAATCTGCATCCCTGCAACGGAAGCGCGTTACTGGTCCAGAGTTCTGAAACAAGTGAATTATTCGCCCGATTCTGTGCGACGCTTTGTCTCACTCGGACTGCATCCTTATTTTCTGAAAAGCCATAGACCCCAACACCTTGACGAATTGAAAGTATTCCTGAAACGTCATTCCGAGACGGTTTGTGCTGTGGGCGAGATAGGTCTGGACTTCTCGCTGACTGACTCGGACCGTCAGCAACAGCACTACTATTTTATCAGACAGCTTGAGCTTGCCGATCAGTTTAAGCTACCTGTCATTCTGCACTGCAGAAAAGCACACGATGAAATCCTTAAAGAAATCAGGCAAATTAAACCGGAGAGAGGTGGTATCGTACATGCTTTTTCTGGCAGTGAACAACAGGCCCAACAGTATATTGAACTGGGCTTCAAACTAGGGTTTGGCGGTACAATTACTTACCAGAGGGCCAGAAAAACACGCCAGCTGGCCGCCTCGCTACCCCTGAGTAGCATTGTTCTGGAAACCGATGCCCCGGATATGCCGATGTCAGGCTATCAGGGTCAAAGGAACACTCCCACCCTATTACCTGTTGTCCTTGAGCATCTGGCACAATTACGTTCCAGCTCTACGAAAGAGATCGCGCAGGCTACTACCGAGAATGCATTATCAATCCTGGCGAAATAA
- a CDS encoding peptide chain release factor 3 — protein sequence MSGLSPEVAKRRTFAIISHPDAGKTTITEKLLLLGGAIQMAGTVKGRKTGRMATSDWMKMEQERGISITTSVMQFPYKGRTVNLLDTPGHEDFSEDTYRTLTAVDSCLMVIDGAKGVEDRTIKLMEVCRLRDTPIFTFVNKMDREVRDQIEVLDEVESILKIQCAPITWPISMGKNFKGVYNLYTDTIHVFTPGQGHTIPDDIRIKGLESDEAKELLGDIHEDFVDEVELVRGGSHEFDLEAYHAGKMTPVFFGTALANFGVREMLDDFAEWAPAPLARKTDQRAVEPDEAKFSGFVFKIQANMDPKHRDRIAFLRICSGKYTRNMKMKHVRIGKDVKIADAVTFLAGDRSHVEEAISGDIIGLHNHGTIQIGDTFSQGEEIRFTGIPHFAPELFKRVRLRDPLKLKQLQKGLQQLSEEGATQLFMPLNNNDLILGAVGVLQFDVVMRRLKDEYKVEAMYEPVNVNTARWVDCTDERKLEEFKRKCADNLAIDGGGYLTYLAPTRVNLSLAEERYPDITFRTTREH from the coding sequence ATGAGTGGACTATCCCCCGAAGTGGCAAAGCGTCGAACCTTTGCGATCATCAGTCACCCGGACGCCGGTAAAACCACCATCACAGAAAAGCTCCTGCTTCTGGGTGGTGCTATCCAGATGGCCGGCACAGTGAAGGGTCGTAAAACCGGTCGTATGGCTACTTCTGACTGGATGAAAATGGAGCAGGAGAGAGGTATCTCGATCACGACCTCGGTTATGCAGTTTCCCTATAAAGGTCGCACTGTCAACCTGCTGGACACTCCCGGACACGAAGACTTCTCGGAAGACACCTACCGAACCCTGACGGCAGTGGATAGCTGCCTGATGGTGATTGACGGCGCCAAGGGTGTCGAAGACCGGACCATTAAACTGATGGAGGTCTGTCGTCTGAGAGACACTCCTATCTTTACCTTTGTTAATAAGATGGACCGTGAAGTCCGGGACCAGATTGAAGTGCTGGACGAAGTGGAAAGCATCCTGAAAATTCAGTGCGCTCCCATTACCTGGCCTATCAGCATGGGCAAGAATTTCAAGGGGGTTTATAACCTCTATACCGATACTATTCACGTCTTCACCCCTGGCCAGGGACATACTATACCCGACGATATTCGTATCAAGGGTCTTGAGTCGGACGAAGCCAAAGAACTGCTGGGTGATATTCATGAAGACTTTGTCGATGAGGTGGAACTGGTTCGCGGCGGCAGTCACGAGTTTGACCTGGAAGCCTATCACGCTGGCAAGATGACGCCTGTTTTCTTTGGTACTGCCCTGGCCAACTTTGGCGTCCGCGAAATGCTGGACGACTTTGCCGAGTGGGCTCCAGCCCCTCTGGCTCGTAAAACAGACCAGAGGGCGGTGGAGCCGGACGAAGCCAAATTCTCCGGTTTTGTATTCAAGATCCAGGCCAACATGGACCCTAAACACCGTGACCGCATTGCTTTCCTGCGCATCTGTTCCGGAAAATACACCCGTAATATGAAAATGAAGCATGTGCGAATCGGCAAAGATGTAAAAATTGCCGACGCTGTCACCTTTCTTGCGGGTGATCGCTCCCATGTAGAGGAAGCCATCTCCGGTGATATTATCGGTCTGCACAACCACGGCACTATCCAGATTGGCGATACGTTCAGTCAGGGCGAAGAGATCCGCTTTACCGGGATTCCACACTTCGCACCCGAACTTTTCAAGCGCGTTCGCCTGAGAGACCCTCTCAAGCTCAAACAGCTCCAGAAAGGCTTGCAACAGCTTTCAGAGGAAGGCGCGACCCAATTGTTCATGCCTCTGAACAATAACGACCTGATTCTGGGTGCGGTCGGCGTACTCCAGTTTGATGTCGTTATGCGTCGCCTCAAGGATGAGTACAAGGTGGAGGCCATGTACGAGCCGGTCAATGTCAATACTGCCCGCTGGGTGGATTGTACAGACGAACGTAAATTGGAGGAATTCAAGCGCAAGTGCGCTGACAATCTGGCGATTGACGGTGGTGGCTACCTGACTTATCTGGCTCCCACCCGTGTCAATCTCTCTCTGGCAGAGGAACGCTACCCGGATATTACCTTCCGGACCACCCGCGAGCACTAA
- a CDS encoding copper chaperone PCu(A)C — protein MKLLAMSTLAIFAGMTSIAIQAADVEIKDQYARAVPAVSTNSAAFLTITNIGEEDIKLVSADSDSAARVELHGHRHEGNVMKMYELKDIDIPAGKTEYLKSGGKHIMLMGLKRPLKAGSEVDVTLHFSDGDAVDVKIPVKDLRDETKDMAHGSAMKHVEMDHGSMDHSSMGH, from the coding sequence ATGAAACTATTGGCAATGAGTACGCTGGCCATTTTCGCAGGTATGACATCTATAGCCATTCAGGCGGCAGATGTTGAGATAAAGGATCAGTACGCAAGAGCGGTACCGGCTGTTTCCACAAATTCTGCGGCGTTTCTGACTATCACCAACATAGGTGAAGAAGATATCAAGCTGGTCTCTGCTGACAGTGATAGCGCGGCTCGTGTTGAGCTGCACGGTCACAGGCATGAAGGGAATGTGATGAAAATGTACGAGTTGAAAGATATTGATATACCGGCAGGTAAAACTGAATATCTCAAAAGTGGTGGCAAGCATATCATGCTGATGGGTTTGAAGAGGCCATTGAAAGCCGGTAGTGAGGTTGATGTTACCCTGCATTTCTCTGACGGAGACGCAGTAGATGTAAAAATACCGGTAAAGGATCTTCGTGACGAAACCAAAGATATGGCTCATGGCAGCGCCATGAAGCATGTCGAGATGGATCACGGCTCAATGGATCACAGTAGCATGGGTCACTGA
- the def gene encoding peptide deformylase, which produces MAILELVPESNPALRTPTTPVTDFGPGFQKIVDDMLETMYAVNGAGLAATQVGLGMRVAVIDVTSDKSQPLVIVNPEIVEKSGEQKMEMGCLSLPGCWAAVKRAGWVKVRAQDRHGEFFEIEGEGILSEAFQHEIDHLDGVLFIDKLSALKQKMVRQRARKALKKHERGNK; this is translated from the coding sequence ATGGCGATTTTAGAACTGGTTCCGGAATCCAACCCCGCTTTAAGAACTCCCACCACTCCTGTTACTGACTTTGGTCCGGGTTTTCAGAAAATCGTGGATGATATGTTGGAAACTATGTATGCCGTCAACGGTGCCGGGCTGGCTGCTACCCAGGTTGGTCTGGGGATGAGAGTGGCGGTGATTGATGTCACGTCTGATAAAAGTCAGCCTCTGGTCATTGTGAATCCTGAGATTGTTGAAAAGTCGGGTGAGCAGAAAATGGAGATGGGCTGTCTGTCACTTCCGGGCTGCTGGGCAGCAGTTAAACGGGCAGGCTGGGTCAAAGTCAGGGCTCAGGATCGTCATGGTGAATTTTTCGAGATAGAGGGTGAGGGTATCCTTTCAGAAGCTTTTCAGCATGAGATCGACCATCTGGACGGTGTATTATTTATCGATAAACTCTCGGCTCTGAAGCAAAAAATGGTACGTCAAAGAGCACGTAAGGCGCTGAAGAAGCATGAAAGAGGTAATAAATAA